The following proteins come from a genomic window of Geothrix edaphica:
- a CDS encoding PAS domain S-box protein codes for MRPPREPQDPTEALALVRRYLGATYRIAEAALRAIDLQELYGRVHTIIRDLMPAENLYFALWDRASGTVSFPYFVDALDPAPPPRIFRRGLTEYVLRTERPILLDQEILQGLEASGEVEPLGANTLDWLGAPLVGVEGVFGVLAIQMYDGVRRYTPEERDLLVFVSGQVAMAIERRTSEDALRLSEEKFSKVFHASPDAINLSRLEDGVYLDVSEGFTRLTGWTREESIGRSSLELGIWANPEDRSRAVQLIQDHGEFTGLEATFRRKDGTVLTGLMSGKIMEADGARCLLSITRDITDRKTAEQALRNAERRIRTVLAYSQAIIYQLDQEGHFILSEGLGLTKIGLRPGEMVGRSVFESHGWDPLVLGQVRQGLHGRASRETARFRERTFDNLLTPVFDDHGDVDSVIGIATDITERQQAEEELLAERGLFVGGPVMVIKWRVEEGWPVDYVSPNIQTILGYPPDDLVSGRISYNSLVHPDEVEAIHQAAAEFKAQGLTHYEQQYRLRTASGEYRWFYDFSTSVAGQGSDPGYHLGYLLDLTDRRRAEEALRQSQKLESLGVLAGGIAHDFNNLLTVILGNLNLAQFRLPDDSSARPYLTNMEAAVLRATELTKQMLAYSGRGHFQVRPHDLNAVVRDLTHLLEVSISKKIHLQLDLEPDLPAIQADAAQFQQVVMNLVTNASDAIGDREGVIHLTTSVQHLEAPVLRDEYRVDAPTPGRHVILEVEDTGCGMTADVLERIFDPFFTTKATGRGLGLSAMLGILRGHGAGLNISSEVGRGSRFRLCFPASTQATLPESPTDQAPSTTPLRGLVLLVDDEEQILDATGLALDSLGFGVVTARDGLEALDRFQEHRKDLCLVVMDLTMPRMDGREAFRAMRGLDPAIPVVLSSGFTEQDSLQTFPDGGPAGFLQKPYQIKDLKTALQRALEG; via the coding sequence ATGCGTCCACCGAGGGAACCCCAGGACCCGACCGAGGCCTTGGCCTTGGTCCGCAGGTATCTGGGAGCCACCTACCGCATCGCGGAGGCCGCGCTCCGGGCCATCGACCTGCAGGAGCTGTACGGCCGGGTCCACACCATCATCCGCGACCTCATGCCCGCGGAGAACCTCTACTTCGCCCTCTGGGACCGCGCCTCTGGTACGGTCTCCTTCCCCTACTTCGTGGACGCCCTGGACCCGGCGCCGCCGCCCCGGATCTTCCGCCGGGGACTGACGGAATACGTGCTCCGCACGGAGCGTCCCATCCTCCTGGACCAGGAGATCCTGCAGGGACTGGAGGCTTCCGGTGAGGTCGAGCCTCTTGGAGCGAACACCCTCGACTGGCTCGGCGCCCCCCTCGTCGGGGTCGAGGGGGTGTTCGGGGTCCTGGCCATCCAGATGTATGACGGCGTCCGCCGCTATACGCCGGAAGAACGGGACCTGCTGGTCTTCGTATCGGGCCAGGTGGCCATGGCCATCGAGCGGAGGACCTCCGAGGATGCCCTCCGGCTCAGCGAGGAGAAGTTCTCCAAGGTCTTCCACGCCTCGCCCGACGCCATCAACCTGAGCCGCCTGGAGGATGGCGTCTACCTGGACGTCAGCGAAGGCTTCACGCGCCTCACCGGCTGGACGCGGGAGGAGAGCATCGGGCGTTCCTCCCTGGAGCTCGGGATCTGGGCCAACCCTGAGGACCGCTCCCGCGCCGTGCAGCTGATCCAGGACCACGGGGAGTTCACAGGCCTGGAGGCCACCTTCCGCCGCAAGGACGGGACCGTCCTGACCGGCCTCATGTCCGGGAAGATCATGGAGGCGGATGGCGCCCGCTGCCTGCTTTCCATCACCCGGGACATCACCGACCGCAAGACCGCCGAGCAGGCACTGCGCAACGCCGAGCGGCGCATCAGGACCGTCCTCGCGTATTCCCAGGCCATCATCTACCAGCTGGACCAGGAGGGACACTTCATCCTGTCGGAGGGTCTGGGCCTCACCAAGATCGGCCTGCGCCCAGGGGAAATGGTGGGGCGGTCCGTATTCGAAAGCCACGGTTGGGACCCCCTGGTGCTGGGCCAGGTCCGCCAAGGCCTGCATGGACGGGCCTCCCGGGAGACGGCCCGGTTCCGGGAGCGGACGTTCGACAACCTGCTCACGCCGGTCTTCGACGATCACGGAGACGTCGACTCCGTGATCGGCATCGCCACAGACATCACGGAGCGGCAGCAGGCGGAGGAGGAGCTCCTCGCCGAGCGGGGCCTCTTCGTGGGGGGCCCGGTGATGGTCATCAAGTGGCGCGTGGAGGAAGGCTGGCCGGTGGACTACGTCTCGCCCAACATCCAGACCATTCTCGGCTACCCGCCCGACGATCTGGTCAGCGGACGGATCTCCTACAACTCGCTGGTGCACCCCGATGAAGTGGAGGCCATCCACCAGGCTGCGGCGGAATTCAAGGCGCAGGGGCTCACCCACTACGAGCAGCAGTACCGCCTGCGCACCGCCTCCGGGGAATACCGCTGGTTCTATGACTTCAGCACGTCGGTGGCCGGCCAGGGTTCCGACCCCGGCTACCACCTCGGCTACCTCCTTGACCTCACGGATCGCCGCCGGGCTGAGGAGGCACTCCGCCAGTCCCAGAAGCTGGAGAGCCTCGGCGTCCTCGCAGGAGGCATCGCCCACGACTTCAACAACCTGCTGACCGTGATCCTGGGCAACCTGAACCTCGCCCAGTTCCGCCTCCCGGATGACTCCTCCGCCCGCCCCTACCTGACGAACATGGAGGCCGCCGTCCTCCGTGCCACCGAGCTGACCAAGCAGATGCTGGCCTATTCCGGGCGGGGCCACTTCCAGGTGAGGCCCCACGACCTCAATGCCGTGGTCCGTGACCTCACCCACCTCCTGGAGGTCTCGATCTCGAAGAAGATCCATCTCCAGCTCGACCTGGAGCCGGACCTCCCGGCCATCCAGGCGGACGCGGCCCAGTTCCAGCAGGTGGTCATGAACCTGGTCACCAATGCCTCCGATGCCATCGGTGACCGGGAAGGCGTCATCCACCTCACCACATCGGTCCAGCACCTGGAGGCTCCGGTCCTCCGGGACGAATACCGGGTCGACGCCCCCACTCCCGGCCGCCATGTGATCCTCGAGGTGGAAGACACCGGCTGCGGCATGACGGCCGATGTGCTGGAGCGCATCTTCGACCCCTTCTTCACCACCAAGGCCACCGGCCGCGGCCTGGGCCTCTCCGCCATGCTGGGCATCCTCCGGGGGCACGGGGCCGGCCTGAACATCTCCAGTGAGGTGGGCCGGGGCAGCCGGTTCCGGCTCTGCTTCCCCGCCTCCACCCAGGCCACCCTGCCGGAGTCGCCCACGGATCAGGCTCCCAGCACCACGCCCCTCCGTGGCCTCGTGCTGCTGGTGGACGACGAGGAACAGATCCTTGACGCCACCGGCTTGGCGCTCGATTCACTCGGCTTCGGGGTCGTGACCGCCCGGGACGGCCTCGAAGCCCTGGACCGCTTCCAGGAGCACCGGAAGGACCTGTGCCTGGTGGTCATGGATCTCACCATGCCGCGCATGGACGGCCGGGAAGCCTTCCGGGCCATGCGGGGGCTCGACCCGGCCATCCCGGTGGTGCTCAGCAGTGGATTCACGGAGCAGGATTCCCTGCAGACCTTCCCGGACGGCGGGCCTGCGGGCTTCCTCCAAAAGCCCTACCAGATCAAGGATCTGAAGACCGCCCTCCAGAGAGCCCTGGAAGGCTGA
- a CDS encoding MFS transporter: MPSSKRARLAIFLTVFVDLLGFGIVIPILPLYAKEIADHPSAWMESVNHFLGLGGAGTTPGAFWAGVGFLSFSLMQFIASPILGRTSDKIGRKPVLWMSLVGSAIGYLMLALTSRFEWMLAARILDGITGGNISVAQAAMADSSAPEERSKAMGMIGAAFGLGFVLGPAMAGVLSGSAFGHHLLATRGWHLPFFVAAGLSLAASLLVALWVPETLDQEAQARSRETRGHALVKAFKRPGMPQLLGVSMLAMAGFAMMEGTFALMVHQRFDFHQREVGYLFAGIGVLMVIYQGGLVRVVSKRVPERVALIAGLILMGLALPLMPLAAWMWPFLLLLIPLAWGSGMGNTAGSALASRLTPPEDQGSLFGVLNAMTGLGRIIGPAVGTFTFARWGGQTSYTVAGLTLALALCLALTLSRKVPA, from the coding sequence ATGCCGTCTTCCAAGCGCGCCAGGCTGGCCATCTTCCTCACCGTGTTCGTCGACCTGCTCGGCTTCGGCATCGTCATCCCGATCCTGCCCCTCTACGCCAAGGAGATCGCGGATCATCCGAGCGCCTGGATGGAGAGCGTCAACCACTTCCTGGGCCTCGGCGGGGCGGGCACCACGCCGGGCGCGTTCTGGGCGGGCGTGGGCTTCCTCAGCTTCAGCCTCATGCAGTTCATCGCCTCCCCCATCCTGGGGCGCACCTCGGACAAGATCGGCCGCAAGCCGGTGCTGTGGATGAGCCTGGTGGGCTCGGCCATCGGCTACCTGATGCTGGCCCTCACCAGCCGCTTCGAGTGGATGCTCGCCGCCCGGATCCTGGATGGCATCACCGGCGGCAACATCTCCGTGGCCCAGGCGGCCATGGCGGACAGCTCGGCCCCGGAGGAGCGCTCCAAGGCCATGGGCATGATCGGCGCCGCCTTCGGCCTGGGCTTCGTGCTGGGACCGGCCATGGCCGGTGTCCTCAGCGGCAGTGCCTTCGGGCATCACCTGCTGGCGACCCGCGGCTGGCATCTACCCTTCTTCGTGGCGGCGGGTCTCTCCCTGGCCGCCTCCCTCCTGGTGGCGCTGTGGGTGCCTGAGACGCTCGACCAGGAAGCGCAGGCCCGGTCCCGCGAAACCCGTGGCCACGCCCTGGTGAAGGCCTTCAAGCGCCCCGGCATGCCCCAGCTCCTGGGGGTCTCCATGCTCGCCATGGCGGGCTTCGCCATGATGGAAGGCACCTTCGCCCTCATGGTCCATCAGCGCTTCGACTTCCATCAGCGGGAAGTGGGCTACCTCTTCGCCGGCATCGGCGTACTCATGGTGATCTACCAGGGTGGCCTCGTCCGCGTCGTTTCCAAGCGCGTCCCGGAGCGGGTGGCCCTCATCGCAGGCCTAATCCTGATGGGCCTAGCTCTGCCTTTGATGCCTCTGGCGGCCTGGATGTGGCCATTCCTCCTCCTCCTCATCCCCCTGGCCTGGGGCAGCGGCATGGGCAACACCGCCGGCTCGGCGCTGGCCAGCCGGCTGACCCCGCCGGAAGACCAGGGCAGTCTCTTCGGCGTGCTGAATGCCATGACCGGCCTGGGACGCATCATCGGCCCTGCGGTGGGCACCTTCACCTTCGCCCGCTGGGGCGGCCAGACCTCCTACACCGTGGCCGGACTCACCCTTGCCCTGGCCCTCTGCCTCGCCCTCACCCTCTCCCGCAAGGTGCCTGCATGA